In the Agromyces flavus genome, GGCAAAGGTGTTGATCATGTTGAGCGCTGCCGGTGTGAGCAAGACGATGAACAACACCGGAAGCAAGCAGAACACGAGCGGGAAGATGATTTTCACGGTAACTTTCATGGCCTGCTCCTCGGCACGCTGACGCCTCTTGAGGCGCATCTCGCCGGCCTGCACGCGGAGGACTTCACCAATGGAGATGCCGTACTGGTCCGCTTGGACAACCGCCCGCACAAACCGCCGCAGGTCTTCCTGGCTCGTGCGCTTCTCCAGTTCCATGAAGGCGTCGCGTCGGCTGCGACCGATGCTCATGTCTTGCAGCACTCGGATGAGTTCTTCCGCCAAGGGCCCCTTGCCGTTGCGGGCGGCCTTCGCCATCGCGGCGTCGAAGCCAAGTCCCGCTTCCACCGCAATCGTCATCTGATCAAGAGTGTCCGGCAGAGAGTACTTAATGGCCTCCTGACGGTCGTGCGCCCTGCTGTGGATTAGCACATCGGGTAGGAAGAACAGCATCGTCGTGCCGCCAAGGACAAGAAGGACTTTCAGGGCGTTAGGTCCGCCGCTGAAGATGAAGATCAGACCGAGCGCTACGCCGAACAGCGCGAGAGCGATCTTCCAGGTGACGATGCGCTGCAGCGTCCATCCCGCCGGGCGCCCCGCATGGACTACTTGCTTCTCGATCCAGCCCACATAGCCACGCGGAGCGGCCGCGATGAGGGAGGCGCCGAAGCTTGATTGCTGTACACGGCCCAGCGTCGGATGCACCTCTCCGGGCGGCTCGACCGCAGGTCGCCGCCTCGGGAAAAGCATGAAGACGAACAGCCCGATCGCGAGCGCCGTAACTGCGATCGCGATGTACGCGACCAACTCTGGCGCCATCAGAATTTCACCTTCACCGCGAAGGAGACCCAGATCGCGCCGAGAATAAGAAGAATGACGGCGACCCCGAGCGCAATCATCCCGAAGATCGAGGTGAAGAAGACACTCATGTAAGTGGGCTGGACCAGCGAGAGGAACAAGAACACGCCGACCGGCAAGCACACCAACACGATCGCCGAGAGCCTACCTTCCGCGCTGAGCGCCTTCACATGCCGGCGGATCTCGTTGCGCTGGCGGATGGTCTTGCCGACCTGATCCAGCACCTCCGCAAGATTGCCGCCCGTCTCCTGGTTGACCGCCACCGCCTGCGCGAGCCACTCGAAGTCATCGCTGCGCATCCGCTGCGCCGTTACCGCGAGCGAGTCAGCCAAGTTCCTGCCCAGCCGCGTCTCATTGACCACTCGCGAGAGTTCCTCGCTCGTGGGCGAAGCCGAATCACTCGCAACGGCCCCCACCGTGCGTGATAGTCCGTGTCCGGCCCGAAGGCCGCCCGCCATGAGCTGAACCGTGCTATCTACCTGATCGGCGAACCGGTCACGTCGACGCGCCGTGCGCATACTCAGCATCACCTTGGCCCCGATCGGAGTGAGGACGGCGAAAAGGAAGCCCCAAAGAAGCGAAGTACCGCTCGCGAACCCGAGGAGGACCCCGACCAAGGCCATTACGCTGGCCGCAGAAGCGACCATTACGACGAATGCGCTCGGTTCGGATCTGATCCCGGCGAGTTCGAGCTCCTCCGGTCCGAAGAAGCGGCGGGACTGTTTTGAAACGACGCCGTCGACCGCCGCGGTGGTGCGTTGGGTGATCCTGGACAGCATCGACACGTGGTCCACCCCGGGTGCGCGACGGCGCTCCGCGGAAACCCGAGGTGCGGGCGGCGCGATCACGAGAAAGACGAGGACAAGTCCAGCGAGCAGCGCGATGCTGATGCCGGCGACGAGTATGCCGGGATTCATCGAATCTCGCCCAACATGCCCCGAAAATCGCGCTGGAAGAGCGAGACAGGAAGCTTGATTCCGTGGTCCGCGATCCGCTCGGCGAATCGCGGCCGCACACCAGTCGGCTCGATCCGACCCTTGAGCTTTCCTTCCTCGTCATAGCCAGCCGAGTAGTCGAACGAGAAGGCATCTTGGAGGGTGATGATGTCACCCTCCATCCCATGCACCTCCGTTACCTGGGTGACGCGGCGCACACCATCCTTGTGACGGGTGATCTGCACGATGAGGTCGATCGCCGAGGAGATCTGCTCACGGATAGCGCGAAGCGGGAGGTCCATGCCCGCCATGAGCACGAGCGTCTCCATTCGGCTGATCGCGTCGCGCGGCGAGTTGGCATGCAGCGTCGAGATCGATCCCTCGTGACCGGTGTTCATCGCCTGGAGCATGTCGAGGCTTTCGGCGCCTCGG is a window encoding:
- a CDS encoding type II secretion system F family protein codes for the protein MAPELVAYIAIAVTALAIGLFVFMLFPRRRPAVEPPGEVHPTLGRVQQSSFGASLIAAAPRGYVGWIEKQVVHAGRPAGWTLQRIVTWKIALALFGVALGLIFIFSGGPNALKVLLVLGGTTMLFFLPDVLIHSRAHDRQEAIKYSLPDTLDQMTIAVEAGLGFDAAMAKAARNGKGPLAEELIRVLQDMSIGRSRRDAFMELEKRTSQEDLRRFVRAVVQADQYGISIGEVLRVQAGEMRLKRRQRAEEQAMKVTVKIIFPLVFCLLPVLFIVLLTPAALNMINTFAGINTF
- a CDS encoding type II secretion system F family protein, yielding MNPGILVAGISIALLAGLVLVFLVIAPPAPRVSAERRRAPGVDHVSMLSRITQRTTAAVDGVVSKQSRRFFGPEELELAGIRSEPSAFVVMVASAASVMALVGVLLGFASGTSLLWGFLFAVLTPIGAKVMLSMRTARRRDRFADQVDSTVQLMAGGLRAGHGLSRTVGAVASDSASPTSEELSRVVNETRLGRNLADSLAVTAQRMRSDDFEWLAQAVAVNQETGGNLAEVLDQVGKTIRQRNEIRRHVKALSAEGRLSAIVLVCLPVGVFLFLSLVQPTYMSVFFTSIFGMIALGVAVILLILGAIWVSFAVKVKF